The Sorangiineae bacterium MSr11367 genome window below encodes:
- a CDS encoding aminotransferase class IV translates to MDRYELNGAPVGLDDLSILGRVPYGHYTMMQVRDAGVRGLGLHLRRLQESTRELLGCEIDPDEVRRHMRRALGAGTEATMRVNVFPRNMDWLARRGAPTEVDYLVTVGAPREPSGITPRVRTTRFERFLPSVKHIGIGLGVMQHGRRAIAEGWDDVLFLDADGRVLEGSVWNIGFFDGARIVWPNAPALPGIAMQLVQLGLAKRHIPSETREVHIEEISSFQCAFLTNTVQIVQPIARIDDTAFTAAPDLMATLTKCHQEHPLERL, encoded by the coding sequence GCTGAATGGCGCCCCCGTAGGCCTGGACGACCTCTCCATCCTGGGGCGCGTTCCTTATGGCCACTACACGATGATGCAGGTGCGTGACGCCGGTGTGCGCGGGCTCGGGCTGCATCTCAGGCGCCTGCAGGAGAGCACGCGGGAGCTGCTCGGTTGCGAGATCGATCCGGACGAGGTACGTCGCCACATGCGCCGTGCGCTCGGCGCGGGCACGGAGGCGACGATGCGCGTCAACGTGTTCCCGCGGAATATGGATTGGCTCGCCCGCCGGGGAGCCCCCACCGAGGTGGACTACCTCGTGACCGTCGGCGCGCCGCGCGAGCCATCCGGGATCACGCCGCGCGTGCGAACGACGCGCTTCGAGCGCTTCTTGCCGTCGGTGAAGCACATTGGCATTGGCCTGGGCGTCATGCAGCATGGGCGCCGGGCCATCGCGGAAGGGTGGGATGACGTCTTGTTCCTCGATGCCGACGGTCGCGTCCTCGAGGGTTCCGTGTGGAACATTGGATTCTTCGACGGGGCGCGCATCGTCTGGCCGAACGCTCCTGCGCTCCCGGGCATTGCCATGCAGCTCGTGCAGCTCGGTCTCGCGAAACGTCATATCCCCTCCGAAACGCGTGAGGTGCACATCGAGGAGATTTCCTCGTTCCAATGCGCCTTCCTCACCAATACGGTCCAAATCGTCCAACCCATTGCGCGCATCGACGACACGGCATTTACCGCCGCACCGGACTTGATGGCCACGTTGACGAAATGCCATCAGGAGCATCCTCTCGAGCGTTTGTGA